Proteins from one Podospora pseudocomata strain CBS 415.72m chromosome 4, whole genome shotgun sequence genomic window:
- a CDS encoding hypothetical protein (EggNog:ENOG503P326; COG:S) produces MDERASLPVSLPVPNPTTSYWHTLTPPPLTLSPTHRSTPDLPSRCDTVIIGSGISGAAIAYNLLQSHNTTTTTSPPNILLLEARTLCSGATGRNGGHTKAASYRTFLSHISSLGLDQAIKIARLEHNNIKAVHSFAKTNNIQCDLFEGDTTDVIYDAAQWDEAKEAVHKMKEVFPGDDPVGRYILLGKEELERDYFVHDYDYEGKREEVRGGVRYAAGGLSAYKFVMGLLRSMEGKGLNVQAETGVSEVKRDGEGGGWVVKTGRGEVRAGRVVMATNGYTAGVMPEVFQGVVVPLRGQITAHRPGSKMAKKVCLDTTYSFIYEGGYEYMITRPEGSELEGDVIMGGGLVRGEAEEGLREFGVSDDSGLNQGISEYLRETTARYFGRDWGDDDAEGRIRQEWTGIMGFSPDGFPFVGEVPNQKGLWVSTSFQGHGMVLCWMCADALVKMMRGTEEEELKKWFPDIFRITEERLKKRFKGRLS; encoded by the coding sequence ATGGACGAAAgagcctccctccccgtctccctcccagtccccaacccaaccacctcctacTGGCACACCCtaaccccacctcccctcacCCTATCACCCACCCACCGCTCAACCCCAGATCTCCCGTCTCGATGCGACACAGTAATCATCGGCTCAGGCATCTCAGGCGCAGCAATAGCTTACAACCTTCTCCAATCCCAtaatacaacaacaacaacctccccaccaaatatcctcctcctcgaagccCGCACCCTCTGCTCCGGCGCCACAGGCCGAAACGGAGGACACACCAAAGCAGCCTCCTACcgcaccttcctctcccacatctcctccctcggtCTAGACCAAGCGATCAAAATCGCGAGGTTAGagcacaacaacatcaaggcAGTGCATTCATTCGCCAAGACCAACAATATCCAATGTGATCTGTTTGAAGGGGATACAACAGACGTCATCTACGACGCGGCGCAATGGGACGAGGCAAAAGAAGCGGTGCACAAAATGAAGGAGGTTTTCCCTGGGGATGATCCAGTGGGACGGTATATTTTGCTagggaaggaggagctggaaagggACTACTTTGTTCATGATTATGATTATGaggggaaaagagaggaggTGAGAGGGGGAGTGAGGTATGCGGCCGGGGGGTTGTCGGCATATAAGTTTGttatggggttgttgaggtcaatggaggggaaggggttgaatgTTCAGGCCGAGACGGGGGTTAGCGAGGTAAagagggatggggaagggggcggatgggtggtgaagacggggaggggggaggtgagggcggggagggtggtgatggctacGAATGGGTATACTGCGGGGGTGATGCCGGAGGTGTTtcagggggtggttgtgccGTTGAGGGGGCAGATCACGGCGCACAGACCTGGGAGTAAGATGGCGAAGAAGGTGTGTTTGGACACGACTTATAGTTTTATTTATGAGGGGGGGTATGAGTACATGATTACGAGGCCGGAGGGGAGTGAGCTGGAAGGGGATGTCAtcatgggaggggggttggtgaggggggaggcggaggaggggttgagggagttTGGGGTGAGTGATGATTCGGGGTTGAATCAGGGGATAAGTGAGTATTTGAGAGAGACGACAGCGAGGTATTTtgggagggattggggggatgatgatgctgagggTCGGATAAGACAGGAGTGGACTGGGATTATGGGGTTCAGCCCGGATGGGTTTCCGTTTGTAGGGGAGGTTCCGAACCAGAAAGGGCTATGGGTGAGCACCAGCTTTCAGGGACATGGGATGGTGCTGTGCTGGATGTGTGCGGATGctttggtgaagatgatgagagggacggaggaggaggagctgaaaAAGTGGTTTCCGGACATCTTTAGGATTACGGAGGAaaggctgaagaagaggttcAAGGGGAGGCTGAGTTGA
- a CDS encoding hypothetical protein (EggNog:ENOG503NUQY; COG:T): MAAPPTPAATTDATSRQFLTNVEVPDWYTDSFIFSAHRPVTHSVKFNHLLHNLFSVPHFALPLAFLPRSMVRIDYLAILVQILGSFVSGIYLGYYCEARLQTVYGSMIAGLSVATGFIVVNPYLQSPRYRILRTMSFVVTGFSALTPITHAAVIFPYHQLDKQAGLRHYYVEEDIVLIGVVFYITRFPERWKPGVFDF; encoded by the exons ATGGCGgctccaccaacaccggcaGCCACAACCGACGCAACATCAAGGCAATTTCTCACCAACGTAGAGGTACCAGACTGGTACACCGACTCCTTCATTTTCAGCGCCCACCGCCCCGTCACTCATTCCGTCAAGTTCAATCATTTGCTTCACAATCTCTTCTCTGTACCCCACTTTGCTCTGCCACTCGCGTTCTTACCACGATCTATGGTACGTATAGACTACCTCGCCATTCTTGTCCAGATTCTGGGGTCGTTTGTGTCGGGTATTTATCTGGGGTATTATTGTGAGGCAAGGCTGCAGACGGTCTATGGGTCAATG ATTGCCGGTTTATCGGTTGCCACAGGATTCATCGTGGTGAATCCGTATCTTCAGTCACCGAGATATCGGATTTTGAGAACCATGAGCTTCGTAGTGACTGGTTTCTCAGCCCTTACTCCGATAACTCACGCTGCTGTCATCTTCCCATATCACCAACTTGATAAGCAGGCTGGGTTGAGACACTACTACGTCGAGGAAGATATCGTCCTGATCGGCGTTGTGTTCTACATC ACCCGTTTCCCGGAAAGATGGAAGCCCGGAGTATTTGATTTCTAG
- a CDS encoding hypothetical protein (EggNog:ENOG503PB59; COG:S) gives MTGAIPKPDVAMSPTTPKTKTKPLSPVQPNRSPPPFRPSTSSKMTIETLLSQDEDELLAAVCTDSTTGFSLLAAATLEKGKARAATTTTTTSNDSAPSSQISPRGSLNESPTDSAANLAIEDIDSVNSDSYPASMTSSIKAHVYEGGLRYHAYKSGKYAFPNDEIEQNRDDMKHSMSLLLMQGEFFYAPVKERLEEGAEVLDLGTGTGIWAIEVGDKYPNTTVTGIDLSPIQPNYVPENVHFFVDDFDEEWVDPDDKYDFIHIRNVMHSVTDTKALLSRVMRHLKPGGYIEIQDLDITPLSDDDTLTPTTPYALRDFLKYMAAGLAALGSHMHAVHKLPDELEAAGFEDIKKSKHKAPIGMWPKDKRLRLCGLFLRTAMMDGLRGVSQRPMAALGWTPLQIEMVLVNVRKALMDPKVHAYFTFHVIYARKPLQAGGCPGSDEP, from the exons ATGACGGGTGCCATACCCAAACCCGACGTCGCCATGTCACCAACAACGCCAaagacaaaaacaaaaccatTATCACCAGTACAGCCAAACCgaagcccccctcccttcagGCCCTCCACATCATCAAAAATGACAATCGAAACACTCCTCTCgcaagatgaagacgagctgctggcggcggttTGCACCGACTCAACAACAGGATTCTCGCTACTAGCAGCAGCGACAttggaaaaaggaaaagcgagggcggcgacgacgacgacgacaacatcaaACGACTCagccccatcatcccaaaTCAGCCCACGAGGCAGCCTCAATGAAAGCCCGACTGACTCGGCCGCCAACCTGGCGATAGAGGATATCGACAGCGTCAATTCGGATAGCTACCCGGCTTCGATGACGAGCTCGATCAAGGCTCATGTGTatgagggggggttgagatATCACGCGTACAAGAGCGGGAAGTACGCTTTTCCGAATGATGAGATTGAGCAGAACCGGGATGATATGAAGCACTCGAtgagtttgttgttgatgcagGGCGAGTTTTTCTATGCGCCGGTtaaggagaggttggaggagggggccgagGTGTTGGATCtgg GTACCGGAACGGGCATATGGGCAATAGAAG TCGGCGACAAatacccaaacaccacagTCACCGGCATcgacctctcccccatccagCCAAACTACGTCCCCGAGAACGTCCACTTCTTCGTCGACGACTTTGACGAAGAATGGGTCGACCCGGACGACAAGTACGACTTTATCCATATCCGAAATGTGATGCACTCCGTGACGGATACAAAAGCGCTGCTTTCGCGGGTGATGCG CCACCTCAAACCAGGAGGCTACATCGAAATCCAAGACCTagacatcacccccctctccgacgacgacaccctcacccccacgACCCCCTACGCCCTACGGGATTTTCTAAAATACATGGCCGCCGGGCTCGCAGCCCTGGGCTCGCACATGCACGCCGTCCACAAACTACCCGATGAGCTCGAAGCGGCTGGCTTCGAAGACATCAAGAAATCCAAACACAAAGCGCCCATAGGGATGTGGCCCAAGGACAAGAGGTTACGACTTTGCGGGCTGTTTTTGAGGACGGCGATGATGGACGGGCTGAGGGGTGTAAGCCAGAGGCCGATGGCGGCGTTGGGGTGGACGCCGCTGCAGATCGAGATGGTGTTGGTCAATGTGAGGAAGGCGTTGATGGATCCAAAGGTGCATGCGTATTTTACTTTTCATGTCATCTATGCTAGGAAACCGCTGCAGGCAGGAGGGTGTCCTGGGTCTGATGAACCATGA
- the HPT1 gene encoding hypoxanthine-guanine phosphoribosyltransferase (COG:A; EggNog:ENOG503P10X) produces the protein MVEKLYVTYNDVHKLCQESAIPILSEFKPDLMIAIGGGGYVPARILRSFLKQPGSPNIPIQAIGLSLYEQLPNAADQVVEQVGHKVTRTQWLDLTALGSMKNLVGKRILIVDEVDDTRTTLEYAVKELQKDVEEVRAKLGVDEKTEFGIFVLHNKDKQKRGTLPEDITNGRYWAARTVGDEWICYPWEAIDIDEHDANAAAALAKKSQA, from the exons atggtcgagaagctctaCGTCACGTACAACGAT GTACACAAACTCTGCCAAGAGtccgccatccccatcctctccgagTTCAAGCCCGACCTCATGATCGCCATCGGCGGAGGCGGCTACGTCCCCGCCCGCATCCtccgctccttcctcaaGCAGCCCGGCAGCCCAAACATCCCGATCCAGGCCATCGGTCTGTCCCTGTACGAGCAGCTCCCCAACGCGGCCGACCAGGTTGTCGAGCAGGTCGGCCACAAGGTCACGCGCACCCAGTGGCTCGACCTCACGGCGCTGGGCTCCATGAAGAACCTGGTCGGGAAGCGCATCTTGATCGtggacgaggtggacgaCACGAGGACCACGCTCGAGTACGCCGTCAAGGAGCTCCAGaaggatgtcgaggaggtgagggccaAGCTTGGTGTGGATGAGAAGACTGAGTTTGGAATTTTTGTGCTTCAT aacaaggacaagcaaaAGCGCGGCACCCTCCCCGAGGATATCACCAACGGCCGCTACTGGGCCGCGAGGACGGTCGGCGACGAGTGGATCTGCTACCCCTGGGAGGCCATTGACATTGACGAGCACGATgccaatgctgctgctgccttggCCAAGAAGTCTCAGGCCTAA